DNA from Candidatus Eisenbacteria bacterium:
CCGCGGCGAGCGACATCGTCGCGCGATACAGACCCCCGACCAGCCCTCCGCTCACCCGGCCGACCTCGGCCCGAGCCCGACCCATCCCACGACCGCCTACTGCCCCGCCGCGCGCGCGACGTCGCGCCCGTTGCCGCCGTCCGTGTCGCCGAACTGGAGCTCGTACAGCTTGCGGTACTCCCGGCCCAGCGCCAGCAGCTCCTCGTGCGTACCGCGCTCGACGATGCGCCCGTGCGAGAGGACCACGATCAGGTCGGCGTGGCGGACCGTCGACAACCGGTGGGCGACCACGAGGCTCGTGCGGCTCTCCATCAGCCGATCGAGCGCTTCCTGCACGAGGCCCTCCGACTCGGTGTCGAGCGCCGAGGTCGCCTCGTCCAGGATGAGGATCGGCGCGTTCTTCAGGATCGCCCGCGCGATCGCGAGCCGTTGCCGCTGGCCGCCCGATAGGCGTACACCGAGGTCGCCGATCGGCGTCTCGTACCCCTGCGGCAGGGCACTGATGAAGTCGTGGGCGTTGGCCGCGCGGGCCGCCGCGACGATCTCCTCGAGCGGACGCGACAGGTCGCCGAACGCGATGTTGCTCCGCACCGTGTCGTTGAACAGGAACGTGAACTGCGTGACGAGGGCCATCTGGCGCCGAAGGCTCGCGAGCGTGACGTCGCGGACGTCGACGCCGTCGATGGTGATTCGTCCTTTGGTGACGTCGTAGAATCGCGGGATCAGGTCTGCGAGCGTGCTCTTGCCGCCGCCGCTCATGCCGACCAGGGCCACCAGGTCGCCCGCGGCGATGCGAAGGTCGATGTCGCGCAGCACTGGCTCGCCCGGCTCGTAGGAGAACTCCACGCCGTGGAACTCGATGCCGTCGCGCACCCCGTCGATCTCGCGCACGCCGGGCCGATCGACCACCTCGGGCTGGACGTCGAGCAGCGAGAACGCGCGCTCGGCGCCGGCGAGCCCCTGCTGGATCGTGTAGTTGGTGCGGACGAGCTTCTTGAAGGGCTCGTAGAGCAGCACGATCGTGATGAGGAAGGCGAGGAAATCCTGTGGCTGTCGCGTGCCAGCGATGACGCTCGATCCGCCGTACCAGATGATGGCGGCGATCGCGAAGCCCGCCAGCACTTCGGTGATCGGCAGCGAGCGGATGCGGCTGCTGCGCATGAAGAGCTGAAAGATCCGCTCGTCCTGCGCCTGCAGGCGGCCCGCCTCGAACGCTTCCTGCCCGAATGCCTTCACGACCCGGTTGCCCTGGATGTTCTCGTGCAGGATGGCGTTCAAGCGCCCGGTTTCCTGCTGCTGGC
Protein-coding regions in this window:
- a CDS encoding ABC transporter ATP-binding protein, whose protein sequence is MKTYQRLLRYLRPHVWPRGVAAVACMLAFSALESSVPFVVRYVVGQVFFQRRGDVLALAVAVVLGVGLLRGALGFGASYLMDWVGQRIITDLRNELTRHMQRLDLAFFNKQRAGQLVSRVTADVTLVRNAVTDAVKSVFQDLTTLVGLCAVAIKMDWVLAVMGLLLFPVAALPIRYFSTQLRLTSRRQQQETGRLNAILHENIQGNRVVKAFGQEAFEAGRLQAQDERIFQLFMRSSRIRSLPITEVLAGFAIAAIIWYGGSSVIAGTRQPQDFLAFLITIVLLYEPFKKLVRTNYTIQQGLAGAERAFSLLDVQPEVVDRPGVREIDGVRDGIEFHGVEFSYEPGEPVLRDIDLRIAAGDLVALVGMSGGGKSTLADLIPRFYDVTKGRITIDGVDVRDVTLASLRRQMALVTQFTFLFNDTVRSNIAFGDLSRPLEEIVAAARAANAHDFISALPQGYETPIGDLGVRLSGGQRQRLAIARAILKNAPILILDEATSALDTESEGLVQEALDRLMESRTSLVVAHRLSTVRHADLIVVLSHGRIVERGTHEELLALGREYRKLYELQFGDTDGGNGRDVARAAGQ